Proteins from one Mycolicibacter virginiensis genomic window:
- a CDS encoding ABC transporter substrate-binding protein/permease: MARPAIRLAAFIATCLIVCGLAAVPPAGAAPDLCTPPGEQAAVALPVKLANAKRPREDKYTTAGVEPLSSIDVTKLGLGTPGVLTVGTLTESPPTNCINAKGRYSGFDNELLRAIAKKLGLRVHFVGTDFFGLLAQVESGRFDVGSASINATDERRRTVGFTNGYDFGYMALVVPAGSGITGYDSLTSGQRIAVVQGTVEDAYVVDTLEVEPVRFPDSITLYASLKSRQVDAWVAPSLTALNLLKPGDPAQIVSYTFSPAGFEAYAVAKGNQALISALNSGLDAVIEDGTWPQLFTDWVPRPLPPDWQPGSKSAATPHLPDFAAIAARHHRLESEPYTPKSTLAQLRDSFFDWHLYRRALPDLLKTGLPNTLLLTVSGGAIGLVAGLGLAVAGLSRTRWLRWPARIYTDIFRGLPEVLIILLIGLAVGPLVGGLTHNNPYPLGIAALGLTAAAYIGEILRSGIQSVESGQLEASRALGFGYPAAMRLVVIPQGIRRVLPALVNQFIALLKASALLYFLGLVAGQRELFQVGRDFNAQTGSLSPLVAAGVLYLALTIPLTHLVNFVDHRLRRGRPAEADDFVELSPAISSQEMT; encoded by the coding sequence ATGGCGCGACCAGCAATAAGGCTCGCGGCGTTCATCGCCACCTGCCTGATCGTGTGCGGTCTGGCGGCGGTGCCGCCGGCCGGGGCCGCCCCGGACCTGTGCACCCCGCCCGGGGAGCAGGCCGCCGTCGCGCTGCCGGTCAAACTGGCCAACGCCAAGCGGCCACGCGAGGACAAATACACCACGGCCGGCGTCGAACCGCTCAGTTCGATTGATGTGACCAAGCTCGGGCTGGGCACCCCGGGTGTGCTGACGGTCGGCACGCTGACCGAAAGCCCCCCGACGAACTGCATCAACGCCAAAGGCCGCTACAGCGGGTTCGACAATGAACTGCTGCGGGCCATCGCCAAGAAACTGGGCCTACGAGTCCACTTCGTCGGCACCGACTTCTTCGGCCTGCTGGCCCAAGTGGAATCGGGACGTTTCGACGTCGGGTCGGCATCGATCAACGCCACCGACGAGCGGCGCCGCACCGTCGGCTTCACCAACGGCTACGACTTCGGCTACATGGCCCTGGTGGTCCCGGCCGGATCCGGGATCACCGGATACGACTCCCTGACCAGCGGGCAGCGCATCGCGGTGGTCCAGGGCACCGTCGAAGACGCCTACGTCGTCGACACCCTGGAAGTCGAACCGGTGCGGTTCCCCGACTCGATCACGCTGTACGCCAGCCTGAAAAGCCGCCAGGTGGACGCGTGGGTGGCGCCGTCGCTCACCGCACTGAACCTGCTGAAGCCCGGCGATCCGGCGCAGATCGTGAGCTATACCTTCAGCCCGGCCGGCTTCGAGGCCTACGCGGTGGCCAAGGGCAACCAGGCGCTGATCTCGGCGCTGAACTCCGGCCTGGACGCGGTCATCGAAGACGGCACCTGGCCGCAGCTGTTCACCGACTGGGTGCCGCGGCCGTTGCCGCCGGACTGGCAGCCGGGTTCCAAGTCGGCGGCCACCCCGCATCTGCCGGACTTCGCCGCGATCGCGGCGCGGCATCACCGGCTCGAGTCAGAGCCGTACACGCCCAAATCCACGCTGGCGCAGCTCCGCGACTCCTTCTTCGACTGGCACTTGTACCGGCGCGCGCTGCCGGACCTGCTCAAGACCGGTCTGCCCAACACGCTGCTGCTGACGGTGAGCGGTGGCGCCATCGGCTTGGTGGCGGGGCTGGGTCTGGCCGTGGCCGGACTCTCGCGCACCCGATGGCTGCGCTGGCCGGCGCGGATCTACACCGACATCTTCCGGGGACTGCCCGAGGTGCTGATCATCCTGCTGATCGGCCTGGCGGTCGGGCCGCTGGTGGGCGGGCTGACACACAACAACCCGTACCCGTTGGGGATCGCGGCGCTGGGGCTGACCGCGGCGGCCTATATCGGGGAGATCTTGCGCTCGGGCATCCAGAGCGTGGAGTCCGGCCAGCTGGAGGCCTCGCGCGCACTGGGTTTCGGCTACCCGGCGGCGATGCGCCTGGTGGTGATCCCGCAGGGCATCCGGCGAGTACTGCCGGCGCTGGTCAACCAGTTCATCGCTCTGCTGAAGGCATCGGCGCTGCTGTACTTCCTCGGTCTGGTCGCCGGTCAGCGGGAGCTTTTCCAGGTGGGCCGCGACTTCAACGCCCAGACCGGCAGCCTCTCCCCCCTGGTGGCCGCCGGCGTCCTCTATCTGGCCCTGACCATTCCGCTGACACACCTGGTCAACTTCGTCGATCATCGGTTGCGGCGCGGCCGGCCCGCCGAAGCCGACGATTTCGTCGAGCTGAGCCCGGCGATCTCCAGTCAGGA